The nucleotide window ATTTGGCTTCTATGGCTACCACGTCCAGGAGGCATAAAGAACTACTGGACGTACTGCAAACGATGGACAATGTACCTGAAAATTGGCGAATGGACAGTTTGGCATATCTATACGGTGCAATCGGTAATGCGGCACAAGAAGAGAGTTACCTACAACAAGCGTTTGCGCTTGATGAACAACAAGCTGAAGTCATGCAGCATTACGCAATGTTTCTTGTGCAAAAGCAACACAAAAAGGCAAGTAACATTATCGCTGAACTCATAAAAACACAAGTCCATCATGAAGGTCTTTATACACCGTATCTACAAGCGATGAAGCAAGGTAAAGGCTTCTTATATGTGTCTAGTATGCTGCAGAAATTATCTCTTTCTGCGGAAGATAAAAGTTATGCGTTTATGTATGCGGCAACAGCAATGGAGCCTTTTCTTATGCAGCAACAGGAAGGAGATACATCTGGCTGGAAGAAAGCGTTGAAAAAGATTGCATCATTTACCAAACACTTACTGTCGGTAGGAACAGTGATTGATTTATATGAAACTGCATTGAAGCTATATCCTAACAATCATGATGCAGCGCAGCGGTTTGCGAACTTTTATGAGAATGCCAATCTGACCGATGACGCAGCAAACACGCTTCGGCAAGCATTACAAAAGAGTTGGAATTATGAAACGGGCTACCAGCTCGCTGCATTGCTGTTACATCATGCAAATAGTGAGGATATGCTAGAGGAAGCATTACACTTATCACAGCAGTTACTACAGGAACAGCCTGTAGATTCACTACTATGGCGCCTGCATGCGTATATATTGGCGGATTTAGATAGAGAAGAGGCAGAACACATCTTTTTACGCCTGGTGGAGCAAATTCCAACGAGTGAACATTACCTTGCACTTGCAAGGTTGTATAATGAGAACGAACGATATGAGGAAGCAGTTACATTAATAAGAAAAGGGCTAAAGCAGCATGCGGCAGACGGCCTACTGCATGTAGAAATGAGTATCGCGCAGCATCAATTAGGTTTTACGCTTGAAGCATTAAAACAAATGGATCAATTGCTCTCCGTAGATGCGGATGATCTAATGGGACGTTATCATCGTGCTCGTTATTTAGCAGCATTGCATAGGGTAGAAGAGGCAAGGGAAGAGCTTGCTAGGGTTTTGGCGGACGATGAGAGCGGTTATTTCGAATCTCTTGCCGAGCATGATCCGGAATTGCATGTCCTGTCTATACAGCAGATGTAAAACTACTTAAATTGGAAAGGACAAACACACAATTTTCATGCTAGGCTAAGGGACAGGCTCGTTTGTCCATCTGTGAACATATACAGTAATGAGACAAACCAAGGGGGTTATCAAACATGTATTATCCAAATCCTTACTGTTTACCATGTCAGCCGCGTCCGCAACAAATTTGCTGCACAACATTTTATCCAACACCAACTTATGTGCAACCAGCTATGACTATGCCAATGACACCGAATATGATGCCAAATACAAGCGTCATGGGTGCACAAGCAAATCAACCGAATATGTTGCCAACACCGCGCAAATTTTAATGAAAGAAAAAGATCCTTCATGGATCTTTTTTATTTATCAGGTAAATAAGGTGCTGAGAACCCGATAGATTATTTTTGAATTAGACGTGCTCCAAATACGTAGATAGGCGTATGATATAACGTATCCTGCATTTACCTCCCTTACAAAAGAAGGGATGATGTTTAATATGTATAGTAATAACAATGCACCACTTGTAGCAGGTGCCAATATGGCTCCTCCAACGTATGTAGCTCCGTCTTACACTGCTCCATCCATGTGTGCACCAACATATGTTGCACCAACTTACGGATATTGCGGCTATCAAAGAGGCGGCAGCGGTTTCGCAATCATCGTTGTATTGTTTATCCTACTCATCATTATTGGAGCAAGCTTCTGTCATCGTGATTGCTAAACACTTTTAAAAACCCTTGTACCAGTTACTGGGGTTTTTATTTTTCATCTTTAACATGATGAAATCTTGTTTATAGCTACTAAGAGGAAACGGAATATCATACGCCAGTAAAAAAGAGACAGACAGCTGGTCTTCAGGAAAATGATTAAAAAGGGGTGTTAGAGCACTCTATAAATCGTTGTTTTGGAATGTGAAGATACTGAGAAAGAGAAACTTAAGAGAATCAAAATTTGCTAAGTGATATTGAGGTAAGATAAAAACATCAAACAAATGAACCGAATGGTTAATCAAAAGCTAATACGAATAATCGTTACAAATCTCTTCTGTCTCAAAAATAAGAGTATTCTTCTTTTGAGAGACAGGAATATTTACAAATCAATCACTTCCTATAATTTGTATTATGTAAACTGACAAAAAAACTCAATTAGCAGAAGGCTTCCCTTCTCCAAGTTGACATAGTTTTTACTATGGTCAACACGTCGCGGCATTTGTTGACGATAATGTTTGTTGACCATAACGAGCGCTATTGTGTAGATTTCACCATGTTTCTTACAGGAGGTTTTATGTATGCGATTAACACAAGCGTTTGATGAATTCATCTTATATATCCAGATTGAGAAAAACTAATCCATACGGACGATTGACAGTTATTCACACGATTTCAAGTGTCTCATGAACTTTCTGCATACCAATGCGCGTTCTACCAATTTGACTGATATACCCCCTTCCCTGTGCAGACGATTTATACAACATTCTGTATATATGACTCTCAGTGCTGCCTATTTTTGTTATTGATTATGCCTTGCTGCACGAATTAGTGCATTAACTAAATGAAAAGGAGCAGCTACAAAAGCTGCCCCTTTTCATTTCAAGATATCGGTGATTTTGAATCTATACTCATCTGGAAGTTTATCTACTTCACGAGAAATTTGCGCCCTGAAACTTTCATTACACCTTTTTAAAAGTATTATCAGATTTGTGTGATGATTGTGTGATGGCAGACTTACCTCTTTAAAGTACTTCATTAAGAACTTATTCATATTGAATGACCGATTTATCAAATTGTTCTTAGTATAAAATGTACAAAATTTCTTGTCCGTAAATGAAGACAAAAAAATATGTGTAAATTCAATTACACATAGCATTAAATTAATATTTTGTTATCCAGATGTACAAACTTTTTGGCCCTTTATGGTTTGCTCCATCACTTAATTATTTCATTGTTTGTATTTCTTTTAAACATTCTCTACATCTCTAAAATAACGAATCGCTTTTGGTTCCTCACCGATGCTGTGCAGTCCCCACGTTTCTTCTATAAAAATCTCTGCAATTTTGCTGTATACATCCACGTATTTGCTGGCTAGCTGCAATGCAACGGCACTTTCATATAGATTTGCCATTTCTTTAGCGAGCTGTTTTGCTTCTAGTGTTTGTCTGTCATGATCTAATTGAGCGAAAATATGGAGTTTTGTTTCTAACTCCTGCAATTTACAATTCACAATTTCTTTCATTTCCTCTTCAGGCAAGTCATGCATGCGCTGTTTCATATTTTCTATAAACAATGTGTGAGCATTAAACTTGTTCACAAGTCTTATGAGTTCGAGACCTAAAATATTGGAGGTTCCTTCCCAAACGGTAAGCACCTGGGCATCACGGAGAAGTCTTGGCGTGACAAAATCTTCAATATAGCCATTACCGCCGTGCATTTCAATGGCTTCATGCGCGAAATGAATGGCTTGTTCCGCGGTTTCTTTCTTCATAAGTGCGATAAATAAGCGGTTTAAGATGCGTTCTTGTCCAGATGCTTTTTCATCTGTCACCTTTTGGTAAAGCTGAATCATATCAAAAACAGCAGCGAGCTCGACCGCGTGTTTAGCTGTTAGCTTGCTGATTGTATGCTGCACCATAGGAAACGCAAGTAAGGGTTGACCAAATGCGGTTCGTTTACTGGCATATTCTTTTGCTTCTGCAAGTGCACGCCGCATAATCCCTACCGATGCAACAGCATTGCAAATACGTGATAAATTAAGCGCTTCCAGCATATAATAAAATCCTTTGGCAGGATCACCAACAACATAGGCTTTAGCACCGTCAAATTCGACTTCCCCGGATGGAACGGCTCTTACCCCTAGCTTGTCTTTGAGACGACGAATGCGGATGCCATTTAATGACCCGTCTTCTCTACGCCATGGCACAGCAAAGAGTGTTAAGCCTTTAGATCCTGTTGATGCTCCCTCCATTCGTGCCAAAACCATCGCAACGCCGCACATACCAGCATTGGAAGCAAAGTATTTTTCTCCGTACAAGTGAAAAACCCCTTCCTTCTGCACGGCCTTTACTATATTTGCCCCAACGTCCGACCCTCCTTGTCTTTCTGTTAAAAAGGTTGCCCCTTCGTATAAAGGTAGATCTCCTGTAGCGCACACATGACCTAAAAATTGTTCCTTCACAGCATCTGATGCATAATGATCCAATAAGTAGGCTGTAGCCATCGTTAAGGTAACCGGACAGTAAAATCCGGCTTCTGCTTGTGACAGCACATAGCCAAGTGCAAAGCTATACGTATAATCTCCTTTTCGACCAAGTCTGGGGATATCCTTATGTACATAACCAACAATACCAGTTGCGTATGTTTCTGCTACGGTTTGCTTGTATCCCTCATTTACCCATACTTCTGAGATATCATATCCCATTTTGTTGTACTTCATCAACTGCGGCTGCCCTTCACGGTCGGTATACCGCGCACGTTCATCTATTTCATTTGCGACACGTGCGCCGAAACGTGTTAATACTTCATGTGTATAGGTAAACAATTCTATATCTACATATTCTTTCAAAAGCGTCTGCAAAACCGTGTCTTCCGTATAAAAATTACGAAGCTGCTGCGCTACTAATTCCGAAGCGTTCATCAAATCCCCCCTCTTTTCTACTTTCTATTCATTTGACGTGCGACATCATTTTTCCTTTTAAAGCGAGTTGGTCACACATGAATAAAAACAGCAGGAATATGCTTCCTGCTGTTTTACGTCCCGCAAAATGTTCGGTAAGGAATATTTGACGGCGGGGGTGGTGCTGTATATGTATCGTCATTTGGATGTACGTATGGATTTTGCAGCGCGTCTAAAAGATTCTTCGTCACACTGTAGTCCCCTTCTGTCGCTGCTGTCAGCGCTTCCTCTACGCGATGATTCCGCGGTATTACAGTGGGATTGCTCGCTTGCATCAATTGTTGTATCTCATCTTTTGTGTTTGGTTGCTTGTCTCGTCTAGACTGCCAGCGTTGTTGCCATTCTGTAAACGCCTCTGTGCGAAACAAAGGTGATTTGTCACAGGTATGATAGGTAAGGGCACGAAATGTGTTGGTATAATCTGCTTCATGCTCCTCCATGAGTACAAGCAAATCGCCAATAAGTTTCTTATCTTCTTTTTCCTCCTGAAACAGTCCGAGTTTTGCCCGCATCCCCGTTTGCCAATGACGTTCAAATTCGGTTGCGTACGCGGAAAGTGCATCTTGTGCAAGTTCCACGGCTCGATCCTGTTCGTGATGCAGGAGCGGTAAAAGTGTTTCAGCAAACCTTGTCAAATTCCAGCCGCCAATATAAGGCTGATTGCCATATGCATATCGACCTTCTCTATCGATAGAGCTAAACACCGTTCCGCGGTCATAGGTATCCAGGAAAGCACACGGGCCATAGTCAATGGTTTCTCCGCTAATTGTCATATTATCCGTATTCATTACCCCATGGATAAATCCAACAAGCTGCCACTTAGCAATCAATGCAGCTTGGCGATTAACAACTTCCTGCAAGAAAGAGACATAGGGATTCTCTTGCTTTGCGGATTCAGGGTAATGGCGCCAGATTGCATAATCTGCAAGCTCTTTTAATTCTTCGAGTGTACAAAAGTTTGCTGCATAAGCAAAGGTACCGACACGTAAGTGACTGGAAGCGACCCGTGCTAATACAGCACCGGGAAGAGTGGTTTCGCGAATGACAGCTTCACCTGTTGTAACGACAGCTAGACTGCGAGTCGTAGGAATACCAAGCGCATGCACTGCTTCGCTGATGATATATTCACGAAGCATTGGTCCAAG belongs to Ectobacillus sp. JY-23 and includes:
- a CDS encoding acyl-CoA dehydrogenase family protein, whose amino-acid sequence is MNASELVAQQLRNFYTEDTVLQTLLKEYVDIELFTYTHEVLTRFGARVANEIDERARYTDREGQPQLMKYNKMGYDISEVWVNEGYKQTVAETYATGIVGYVHKDIPRLGRKGDYTYSFALGYVLSQAEAGFYCPVTLTMATAYLLDHYASDAVKEQFLGHVCATGDLPLYEGATFLTERQGGSDVGANIVKAVQKEGVFHLYGEKYFASNAGMCGVAMVLARMEGASTGSKGLTLFAVPWRREDGSLNGIRIRRLKDKLGVRAVPSGEVEFDGAKAYVVGDPAKGFYYMLEALNLSRICNAVASVGIMRRALAEAKEYASKRTAFGQPLLAFPMVQHTISKLTAKHAVELAAVFDMIQLYQKVTDEKASGQERILNRLFIALMKKETAEQAIHFAHEAIEMHGGNGYIEDFVTPRLLRDAQVLTVWEGTSNILGLELIRLVNKFNAHTLFIENMKQRMHDLPEEEMKEIVNCKLQELETKLHIFAQLDHDRQTLEAKQLAKEMANLYESAVALQLASKYVDVYSKIAEIFIEETWGLHSIGEEPKAIRYFRDVENV
- a CDS encoding YdiU family protein, yielding MNQEMGWNLEHSYTNLPETFFTVQKPTPVRTPALVILNEPLAASLGLHTEVLQKEGAAIFSGNDLPKGALPIAQAYAGHQFGHFTMLGDGRAVLLGEQITPEGARFDIQLKGPGRTPYSRSGDGRAALGPMLREYIISEAVHALGIPTTRSLAVVTTGEAVIRETTLPGAVLARVASSHLRVGTFAYAANFCTLEELKELADYAIWRHYPESAKQENPYVSFLQEVVNRQAALIAKWQLVGFIHGVMNTDNMTISGETIDYGPCAFLDTYDRGTVFSSIDREGRYAYGNQPYIGGWNLTRFAETLLPLLHHEQDRAVELAQDALSAYATEFERHWQTGMRAKLGLFQEEKEDKKLIGDLLVLMEEHEADYTNTFRALTYHTCDKSPLFRTEAFTEWQQRWQSRRDKQPNTKDEIQQLMQASNPTVIPRNHRVEEALTAATEGDYSVTKNLLDALQNPYVHPNDDTYTAPPPPSNIPYRTFCGT
- a CDS encoding YjcZ family sporulation protein gives rise to the protein MCAPTYVAPTYGYCGYQRGGSGFAIIVVLFILLIIIGASFCHRDC